The stretch of DNA GGCGAGGTGCGGCTGGTCCACCATCTTCCCGCGAATCGACATTACGCCCGTCTCGCCGGAAGCCTCGAACGCCTCGACGATTTCGCGCGCTTCGGCGAGTTGCTCGTCGCTGGGTGTGAACACCTCATTGAGGATCTCCACTTGCGCCGGGTGAATCGCCGCGCCGCCCACATAGCCCATCTCCAGCGCCTCCTCGGTGAATTGCCGGAAGCCGTCCAGGTTGCGGAAGTCGGCATAGACCGCCTCGATCGCATCCACCTCGGCCACGGTGGCCGCCGCCAGGGTCAGCGCCCGGGAGACTTCGTAGAGCGGCAGCAGATTGCCGTCTTCACGGCGCCGGCGCAGGGCGCCCACGTCGGTCCCCAGGTCCTCCGAGCCCCAGCTCAGCGCGGTCAGCCGCGGCAATCCGGGGCGGTACTCATGCAGCGACATAAGGCCGCGGGCGGTCTCGCCGGCCAGCGCCAGGATCTGCGCCGGCGCGCAGCGCTCCGGATCCTCCAGCCGGTCCATCAATTCCGCCACGGCAAAGACGTCGGCCGGCGAGCGAGGCTTGGGCAGGACGATGCCGTCGGCCGCGCCGGCCATTGCCGCTTCCACGTCGTCCCGCCAATCGGGCGCATGCAGACCGTTGATGCGCACCCACAAGGGGGCGCCGTCGCGCGCGGCCGTGCCGAGGTATTCGGCGATCATCTTCCGGGCCACCGGCTTGCGGGCCGGACTGACCGAGTCCTCCACGTCGAGGATCAGGATGTCGGCGCCGGTCGAGGGGCCCTTGGCGAGCTTGCGCTCGCTGTCGCCCGGCACGAATAGCCAGGACCGCCGCCCTTTCATGCACCCTCCGTCGGAGCGGCGTTGATCCACTCGGCCGGGCCTTCCGGGTAATGCTCGCGCTTCCATATCGGTACGCGCTTCTTCACTTCGTCGATGACGAAACGGGCGGCGGCAAAGGCTTCCTCGCGGTGCCCGGCGGCAACCCCCACCCAGACCGCCGGTTCGCCGATCGCCAGGTCGCCCGTGCGATGCACGCAGCGCACCTTGCCGACGCCGAATTTTTCCCTGGCCTCGCCGAGAACACGTTCGCCTTCGCTGACCGCCAACTCCTCGTAGCACTCGTATTCCAGCCGGGTCACCGCGCGACCCTCGTTATGGTTGCGCACGCGCCCGCAGAACGACACCATGGCGCCCGAAGCCGCGTCCTCGAGCGCCGCAATTTCCTCCGCCGGCACGATTTCGCTCCGGCTGATGCGGAAATTGCTCATCCGCCCGCAACCGGCGGAATGAACACGACGCGGTCGCCGTCGGCAAGCCGGCAATCCCATGTCCGGAACTCATCGTTGACCGCAACCTTGAGGCCGGTCTGCGCCGGAAGGTCGCGCTTCGGAGCCAGCTCGCGGTAGAGTTCCTGCGCCGTGGCTGCGCGGGTCTCCAGGGTTTCGTGCTCCCGTCCGGCGCGATCGCGCAGCATGGCGAAATAGTCAACGCGAACGCGCATCGATCAGGCGGCTTGCCGACAGAAATTTCATCGCGTAATGCTACATTAGCGGCATGAACGAAGAAACGCCGATGGTGCGGGAGGACGGCACCTATCCCGTAGCCGATCTGGTCAAGGACACGATCACCGTGTCGGTGGTGCAAACGAGGGTCCGGGCTGTCAATGGCGAGAATCCCGAGCCCGATCTGAAAGCCAATCTGCAGTACATGCTGGAGTGCATGGACGCCGCGCAAGGCTACGGCGGGCGCAGCGATCTGCTGTTGTTCCACGAGTTTCCGATCACCGGTTTCAGCCTGTGGACGCGCGAGCAGCATCACCGGCTGGCCATCGAGGTGCCCGGCCCGGAAACCGAGGCGGTCGCGGAGAAGGCCAGACAGTACGGCTGCTACGTGGCGTTCGGCACCTACGCGAAGGACGCCGACTGGCCCGGGCACATCCTGCACCTGATGATCATGATCGGTCCCGACGGCGAGCTGGCCGCGCGTCACTGGAAGCAGCGCAACGTGCGCGGCATGTTCCCCGGCGGTGAGCAGTACACGACCGCCGTCTACGACGTGCTGGACCGGTTCGTGGAAATGTACGGGCAGGACGCGGTGATACCCGTTGCCCGCACGGGTATCGGCAACATCGCGCTCTCGGCCGTGCAATTCGAGCCGGAACTGTTCCGCTGCATGGCGTTCAAGGGCGCGGAAATCATTTGCCGGGTGGCTACCGGCGGGTTCGAGTACGAGGACATGCGCCTGACCTCGTATCACAACAGCCTGTATACCTTGATCTGCAACAATTCCGTGTCCACGCACGACCGCAACCCGGGCTTTCTGGAGGACACGGCCTACGGCGGGCCCGGACGCTCGGCGATCTTCGGCCCGCGCGGCGTGGAGTTGGCGAAGGCCGGGGCATTCGAGACCCGGCGCACGGCCACCGTCCCGATCGCCGAATTCCGGCGCAAGCACCGGATCCCCGATCTGCACATGTCGCTCTACCGGCCGGTGCTGGACCAGTACCGCGAACGCTACGATCCGAACGGCTACGCGGAATCGATACCGCAAAGCCGCCTCGACGCCTACAAGCAGTTCGTGGCCCGGTCGCGCTGGACGCACTACTGGTAGCCGGAGGCCGCGCCATGATCAAACTGGGCCCCTACGAGATTCACCGTATCGAGGAACTGATACTCCCGTATGCCGGCTACGCCGACCTCATTCCGGACATGCCCGCGGAATTGCTCGACGAGCATCGGGACGTTCTCACGGCGCATCAACTACAGGCGGAGACGGGCAGGATCGTGCTCAGCTTTCACAGCTGGCTGATCCGCACCCGCCATCACTGGATCCTGATCGACACCTGCATCGGCAACCACAAGATCTACGAACGCAAGGAACTGGCGGCCTTCAGCCAGCTCGACACCGCGTACCTGACCCGGCTGCGGGGCGCCGGCGCGGCGCCGGAGGACATCGACTACGTGTTCTGCACCCACCTGCACTTCGATCACTGCGGCTGGAACACCTCGCTGGTGGACGGCCGCTGGCAGCCCACATTCCCGAACGCGCGCTACCTCTGCCACAAAAAGGAGCTGGAACACTGGTCCAGTGTCCAGGAAGACGATTACGACATGGGTCCGAACAGCGGGGTATTCGACGCGAATGTCCAGCCCCTGGTCGACGCCGGGCTGCTGGAAGGCGTCGAGGACGGATACGAAATCGAGGACGGGGTTCGACTGCGGCTGGCCGCCGGCCACACGCCCGGCCACACGGTCCTGGAACTCGGCAAGGAAGGATCGCAGGGGCTGTTCTCGGGCGACCTCATTCACGCCGTAATGCAGATTTACGGGCCGCAGTACACGACGGTGTTCTGCAACAAGGGCGAAGAAGCGGCCGAAACGCGCCGGCTAACGCTGGAACGCATCGCCGACCGCTCGACCCTGCTGTTCCCCGCGCACTTCGGCCACCCGCACTACGGCCGGGTCGAGTCGACCGCCTCCGGCTTCCGGTTCGTCTTCGCCCCTTAGCCCGGGACGCTAATGCAGGCCTGTCGTATTCGGGCAGGTGCCGAATTGCATGGGACAGCGCCGCGGCCCGATGTCCGAGGCCACGCCGTCCCTGCCGATCGCGCCTCGAACCAGGTCGCCCAATCCCCGGATAAAGTCGCAGTCCACCGCCACGGTGGGACACCGGGTGAAGAACGGAACGCCGGTATCGGCGGCGATCTCGCGCAGCTCCATGTCGATTTCGACCAGCGTTTCGACATGCTCGGAAACAAATGCGATAGGTACCACCACGACCGGAACGCCCGCGGCGCCGGCGCGGCGCACTTCGCTTTCGGTGGACGGACCGATCCACTGCACCGGACCGACCCGGCTCTGATAGCAGGTCGCCCAGTCCAGCCCCGTGCGGTCCAGCGCCTCGACGATGGCCGCGGACGTCATCTCCACCTGCCACTGGTAGGGGTCCCCGGCGTTGATCGTGCGCTGCGGCAAGGCGTGCGCCGAAAGCAACAGGCGCGGAGCGCCGTGTCGGGACGCCTCGTCCAGCGACTTCCTGATGTTGGCGACCGTCGCGCCCAGAAAGCCGTGGTGCGCCGGGTAGCAACACACGACATCCTGCGGCGCGCTCAGTCCCTGCCTGTGGGCCGCTTCCCTGAAGGCCTTGACCGAAGTGCCGGTGGTCGTGGTCGAGAACTGCGGATACAGCGGCAGCAGAACGATGCGGTCCGGTCCGAAGTCCTTGATACTGCGCACGGTCTCGCTGACCAGCGGGTGCCAGTAGCGCATGAACACGAAGACTTCCACCTGCTCGGCGGTGTCGGCGATTTCCTTCTTCAGCGCCTCGGCCTGCTCCACCGTTGCCGGCAGGAGCGCGGAGCCGCCGCCCACCTTGCTGTAGATCTCTTCGCTCGTGGCGGCGCGCCGGGCCGTGATCACCCGCGCCGCAACCCAGCGGAAGGGATTGGGCATGCGCAGGATCGCAGGATCGCTGAACAGGTTGAGCAGAAACGGGCGGATGGCTTCGGGCGTGTCCGGCCCGCCAAGATTGAAGATCACCACGGCAAGCTTGCGTGGCTTGGTGGATGCCGCTTCGACCAAGGCCGCTTCTCCCTGCCTGGTTTACTTTAGAACGCGGGCGCTCAGGAGGCCGCCAGCGCCTCGCGGATCTGCTCGGTGCCGATGCGCAGTTCGAGCATGCGCTGGAACTCTTCCTCGCCGAAAACCTTTTGGGGCAGGACGTTCATCGGATCGAGCCGGTAACCCAGTTCCCGAACCTTGAAGTCGAAATCGCGCTGCGCGGCGCGTTCGTCTTCGGGCACCGGCTCGGCCTCGTCCAGCCAGCCGAACCAGCGGTCGAGAAATCCATCCAGGTATTGCTCGCACAGGTCGATGTTGGCGTCCGTCAGTTCCGCCGTGTGGCTGATGCACACCGGCGACATCAGCGCCCGCAGGTAGGCGCCGTGGCTGACGTACTGGGTGAACGCCGGATTGCCCTGGAACTCGAGGTAGGCGGCGTTGGCGGGCTCGTAGTAGCGCTCCAGGTACTCGGGATTGACCCTCAGGTCCACGCGCGGCGTGTATTCGGCGTAGAAAAACAGCCGCGGAATCGTCCCGAAAATCACCGCCAGGTGCGGCACGCGGTTCTGTTCGCCCAGGAACACCGTGGCGTTGATGTCCAGGATGCTGGCATGGCGGTTGCCGATCCAGGAATGAACCAGCCACGGGACCTCCGGGCCGCTGTAGGCCTGGAACGACCCCTCCATGGCGCCGTCCGGCGAGGTGTAGTACTCCCGCCCTTCGCAACTGGGATGCAGTTCACACGGAAACCGCTCGCGCACGCGATCGACGATCCCGGTCTGGATCCCCCAGCATCGCTTCCAGGCGGCGGAAACGTCCACCTGCGGGTTTTCCGCAAGAAACTCCATGATCGTCTTGACTTCGGTCTTTGTCATAGGCGTCGCTACTCCCCGGAAACCACTCCCGGCGGTCGGCCGCATATTGCATCAACAGGTCCGCTCAGACAACTTCCGCCGCGACTTTGTCCGGCGGCAGCGCGTAAACTTCGCGCCGGGGAAGCGGCGAGTTCGATGCGCGCGACGAGGCGAAGCTTTATTTGTGGCGTATGGGCGCTGCCGGCGCTGGGCATCGGCGGCTGGGCGGGAGCTTACGAAGCGCTGGAGCGGTTTCGGGCACTGTCGGCGCGGCTGACAGGATTCCCGGCGGCGTCGCTCGACCCGGCGCTGGCAGGCGAACTGCTCGACGCGCTGCGGGCCACGGGCGAAGGCGCCGGCCTGGACGATCTGCCTGACGGAACGGCGGACGCAGCACTCGGCAGCCTTGCCGAGCAAATCATCGCCGCCTGGTATTCGGGCATCCATCCCACGGCGAACGGTCCGGCGGCCCGAGCTTATCGCGAGGCGCTCGTGTGGCAGGCGCTGGAATTCGCCCACGCGCCCGGATATTGCAGCACGGAACTCAACGACTGGAACCGCCCGCCGGCGGGCGCCGGCGCCGATGCCGCGCCGTGACTGACATTGCCGCCGATGCGGTTGTAGTGGGTTCCGGATTCGCCGGGGCGCTGCTGGCCGACCGGCTGGCCGCACGGGGCATCCGCACCGCCATCCTGGAAGCCGGCCCCCGCGTGAATCGGGCGCGCGCCTTCGAAAACTTTCTCGGCGCGGTCGTAAAGACGCCGGAGAGTCCTTACGAACGCTCGCCGGAGGCAGACTTTCCGATGAGCGAGGACCCCGATCACTGGTATCGCCAATCGGGGCCGGACCAGTTCAAGAGCACCTATCTCAAGGCGGTGGGCGGCACCTCATGGCATTGGTTGGGCACCTGCGTGCGCTTTCTGCCGAGCGATTTCCGGCTGCAAAGCCGATTCGGACGCGGCGTGGACTGGCCCATCGGCTACGACGAAATCGAGCCGTTTTACGTTGCGGCCGAGCGCGAACTCGGCGTGGCGGGAGATTCAGCGGAAGATCTCGGCTCGCCGCGCTCCGGCCGGTTCCCGATGCCGGCCATTCCGGCCAGTTGGCTGGATGGCCTGTGCGAGCGAGCGCTGGCCGATACGCCGTGGCGCGTGCGGCCCACGCCGCAGGCGCGCAATTCCGAAGTACACCAGGGCCGCCCGGCGTGCTGCGGCAGCGCCAGTTGCATCCCCATCTGTCCGGTGGCCGCCAAGTACGACGCGACAGTTCACCTGCGTCGGGCCGAGACGCAGGGCGCCACGCTGCATGAGCAAACGACCGCCACCTTCGTGGAGACCGGCGATGACATGCGGGTGACGGCGATCCGCTTCACCCGCCCGGACGGAAGCCGCAGCGTGGCGCGTGGGCGAGTCTACGTACTCGCGGCCAATGCCGTGGAGACCCCGCGCCTGCTGCTTCACTCCCGCTCGGAGCGCACGCCCGACGGTGTGGCCAACGCCTCGGATCAGGTGGGCCGCAACCTGATGGATCATCCGATCCAGTTGAGCTGGGCGCTGGCGGAGGGCCCGGTATGGCCGTATCGCGGGCCGCTCTCGACTTCGGGCATCGAGAACACCCGCGACGGGTCGTTCCGGCGTGAGCGGTCGGCGCTGCGAATCGAAATCGGCAATGACGGCTGGACCTGGCCCACCGGCGGCGCCCCCGCGCTTGCCGGGCAGTTCGCTCGGCGCGGAATGCGCGGCAAGCCGCTGCGAGCGGCTGTCGCCGATCATGCAGCGCGCGAGGTGCGGCTGGCGGCGCTGACCGAACAGCTTCCGGACCCGGACAACCGCGTGATTCTGGACGAGCGCGAACGCGACCCCTTCGGCGTTCCGCTGCCGCAAATGCACTATCGCGTGGGCGACTATGCGCGCGCCGGTCTGGCCGAGGCTCAACGGATTCACGACCGGATTTTTGCCCGCCTGAACGCCTCCGAAGCGCACCACAGCGACACCTGGCAGGGCGCGGGGCATATCCTCGGCACTACCCGCATGGGCAACGACCCCCGGCGCTCGGTGGTGGATCGCGACCTGCGCTGCCACGACCACCCGAACCTATTTCTGGTGGGCGGCGGAGCATTCCCGACCGGTTCCACCGCCAATCCCACGCTCACCATCGCGGCGCTGGCGCTGCGCGCCGCCGGCGCCGTAACGGCCACGCTTTCGGAATGAATGAAACCGACCCCATGACGCGCAGCGCGCGGACGGGGCGAGTTCAGGTCTTGGCGAGCAACTCCAGGGCGGCGGCGGTCATGACGCGGACGCCGGTCTCAAGGGTCTTTTCGTAGGAAGGCAGAAAGAACGGCGAGTGCGTGGCCGGCAGTTTGAGGCCTCGGGTCTCCGCGCGGGCATGTTGCTCCGGATCCGCGGCGCCCAGCCAGAAATAGAAGCCGGGGATGCGCTCCTCCGTGCGGCCGAACCGGGCGAAGTCCTCGCCTCCCATGACCGGCTTGCTCACTTCCACGTTCGCGTCCCCCAATTCCGCGCGCAACACGCCGGCCAGGCGGTTCGACAGGTCCGGATCGTTGTAGAGCGCGGGTGTGTATTCGTTCTTCACGATCACTTCGGGCAGCCGGTCTTCCGGCAGGCCCATCGCCAGGGCCTGCGACCTGGCGATTCGGGCGATCCCTTCGAGCAGCAACGCGCGGTTCTCGTCGGAGTACGAGCGCACGGTCAGTTGCATGTCCACGCGGTCGGAGATGATGTTGTGCTTGGTTCCGCCGTGTATGGACCCCACGGTGACCACGCCCTGGTCGATGGGGTTGAGGTTGCGCGCCACCAGCGTCTGCAGCGCGGTGACGATGTAGGCGGACAGCACGATGGGGTCGTGGGTCAGGTGCGGCGCGGCGCCGTGTCCGCCGGTGCCGTGCACGATGATGTCCACGGAATCGACGTTGGCCATCGCGAATTCCGGCTTGTAACCGGCCTTCCCGGCGGGCAGATTGGAGGTCACGTGCAGGCCGAGGTTGTAGTCCGGACGCGGAAAGCGCTTGAACAGCCCGTCCTCGATCATGGCCCGGGCGCCGAGGCCCCGTTCTTCGGCCGGCTGCGCCACCAGCACCACCGTGCCGCTCCAGCCGTCGCGCATGGAGACGAGCTTGCGGGCCACGCCGATCAGGTTGGTGATGTGAATGTCGTGTCCGCAGGCATGCATGACCGGAACCGTGCGGCCCTGCTCGTCGACGGTCGTGACCGTGCTGGCGTAGGACACGCGCGTCAGTTCCTTGACCGGCAGTCCGTCCATGTCGCCGCGGATCATGACGGTGGGGCCCTCGCCGTTGCGCAATACGCCCACCACCCCTGTGCCGCCAACCTCCGGTGTGACCTCGTAGCCGGCGGCTGCGAATTCCTGGGCCATGCGGGCCGCGGTTTCAAACTCGTACAGCGACAACTCCGGGTTGCGATGGAAGTGCAGGTACAGCTCTTCCATGTAGTCCTGCTCGGCTTGGCTGACGCTGATTTCGGCGCTGGCCATGGAGGCGCACAACGCCAGCATGGCTGCACCGCTGACAAGAATCCGCATGATCGGGCCGCTCCTTCGAAGAATGTTGATGGTTCAGAGTGGGGTTGCCGCCGGCGTGGCAACTTTACACGAGGCGCCAGGCGCCGAAGGGCGCCTCAGGACGGAAGATTCGACAGGTCCCAAGGCTCATCGATATCCACCGCGGCCAGGGGCATCGGCACGCTGAGCACGCCGTTCAAGGAGGCCAGAAGCACCCGGGCGCCCCGATCGCCGGACAGCGATTTCAGCGCCGCGAAGTGCGAGCGCGGGAAGATGGCGGGAACGCCGGGTTTCCCGGAGTAGCGCGAAGCCACCACGGACCGCGGACTGGTGCGCCAGGCCAGGACCAGCAGCGCCAGGTCCCCGGCTTCCAGCAACGGCTGGTCGGCCAGGCATACCAGCACCGCGCGCGCACGCCGGTCAAGCGAGCGCACGCCGCAGGCCAGCGAGCGCCCCATGCCGTCGCGCCATCGCGCATTCCTCACGGTGCTAGTACGGGCGGGCGTCATCCTCGTATGCTCGAGTGCGCGCTGGACCAGACCGGACCGGTAGCCAAGCACCACGCACACCTTTTCGGCGCCCGCCAAACGCGCCAGACGCGTGCTTCGCGCCACCAGGGTCTCGCCCCGGTACCTCGCGAGCTGTTTCGGCGACCCAAAACGATGCGAAGCCCCCGCCGCGAGAATCACCGCGCGCAGGCCAGAGTGGACGCTGTACCCGTAACGCTTATGCATCAATGCGTCGCACCATACTCATTCGCGCCTACGTACCGGCTCGAATTGGCGCGCCCGAAGGGATTCGAACCCCTGACCTTCGGTTCCGGAGACCGACGCTCTATCCAGCTGAGCTACGGGCGCGCTGCCGGTTGTTGCTCAGCGTGATTATGCCGGAAGGCGGGCCGCGGGGTCCTGGAAGACC from Gammaproteobacteria bacterium encodes:
- a CDS encoding nucleotidyltransferase family protein, yielding MHKRYGYSVHSGLRAVILAAGASHRFGSPKQLARYRGETLVARSTRLARLAGAEKVCVVLGYRSGLVQRALEHTRMTPARTSTVRNARWRDGMGRSLACGVRSLDRRARAVLVCLADQPLLEAGDLALLVLAWRTSPRSVVASRYSGKPGVPAIFPRSHFAALKSLSGDRGARVLLASLNGVLSVPMPLAAVDIDEPWDLSNLPS
- a CDS encoding MBL fold metallo-hydrolase; the encoded protein is MIKLGPYEIHRIEELILPYAGYADLIPDMPAELLDEHRDVLTAHQLQAETGRIVLSFHSWLIRTRHHWILIDTCIGNHKIYERKELAAFSQLDTAYLTRLRGAGAAPEDIDYVFCTHLHFDHCGWNTSLVDGRWQPTFPNARYLCHKKELEHWSSVQEDDYDMGPNSGVFDANVQPLVDAGLLEGVEDGYEIEDGVRLRLAAGHTPGHTVLELGKEGSQGLFSGDLIHAVMQIYGPQYTTVFCNKGEEAAETRRLTLERIADRSTLLFPAHFGHPHYGRVESTASGFRFVFAP
- a CDS encoding amidohydrolase, with translation MRILVSGAAMLALCASMASAEISVSQAEQDYMEELYLHFHRNPELSLYEFETAARMAQEFAAAGYEVTPEVGGTGVVGVLRNGEGPTVMIRGDMDGLPVKELTRVSYASTVTTVDEQGRTVPVMHACGHDIHITNLIGVARKLVSMRDGWSGTVVLVAQPAEERGLGARAMIEDGLFKRFPRPDYNLGLHVTSNLPAGKAGYKPEFAMANVDSVDIIVHGTGGHGAAPHLTHDPIVLSAYIVTALQTLVARNLNPIDQGVVTVGSIHGGTKHNIISDRVDMQLTVRSYSDENRALLLEGIARIARSQALAMGLPEDRLPEVIVKNEYTPALYNDPDLSNRLAGVLRAELGDANVEVSKPVMGGEDFARFGRTEERIPGFYFWLGAADPEQHARAETRGLKLPATHSPFFLPSYEKTLETGVRVMTAAALELLAKT
- a CDS encoding GMC family oxidoreductase yields the protein MTDIAADAVVVGSGFAGALLADRLAARGIRTAILEAGPRVNRARAFENFLGAVVKTPESPYERSPEADFPMSEDPDHWYRQSGPDQFKSTYLKAVGGTSWHWLGTCVRFLPSDFRLQSRFGRGVDWPIGYDEIEPFYVAAERELGVAGDSAEDLGSPRSGRFPMPAIPASWLDGLCERALADTPWRVRPTPQARNSEVHQGRPACCGSASCIPICPVAAKYDATVHLRRAETQGATLHEQTTATFVETGDDMRVTAIRFTRPDGSRSVARGRVYVLAANAVETPRLLLHSRSERTPDGVANASDQVGRNLMDHPIQLSWALAEGPVWPYRGPLSTSGIENTRDGSFRRERSALRIEIGNDGWTWPTGGAPALAGQFARRGMRGKPLRAAVADHAAREVRLAALTEQLPDPDNRVILDERERDPFGVPLPQMHYRVGDYARAGLAEAQRIHDRIFARLNASEAHHSDTWQGAGHILGTTRMGNDPRRSVVDRDLRCHDHPNLFLVGGGAFPTGSTANPTLTIAALALRAAGAVTATLSE
- the hemH gene encoding ferrochelatase; translated protein: MVEAASTKPRKLAVVIFNLGGPDTPEAIRPFLLNLFSDPAILRMPNPFRWVAARVITARRAATSEEIYSKVGGGSALLPATVEQAEALKKEIADTAEQVEVFVFMRYWHPLVSETVRSIKDFGPDRIVLLPLYPQFSTTTTGTSVKAFREAAHRQGLSAPQDVVCCYPAHHGFLGATVANIRKSLDEASRHGAPRLLLSAHALPQRTINAGDPYQWQVEMTSAAIVEALDRTGLDWATCYQSRVGPVQWIGPSTESEVRRAGAAGVPVVVVPIAFVSEHVETLVEIDMELREIAADTGVPFFTRCPTVAVDCDFIRGLGDLVRGAIGRDGVASDIGPRRCPMQFGTCPNTTGLH
- a CDS encoding CoA ester lyase, yielding MEARALPGRPGRVDQRRSDGGCMKGRRSWLFVPGDSERKLAKGPSTGADILILDVEDSVSPARKPVARKMIAEYLGTAARDGAPLWVRINGLHAPDWRDDVEAAMAGAADGIVLPKPRSPADVFAVAELMDRLEDPERCAPAQILALAGETARGLMSLHEYRPGLPRLTALSWGSEDLGTDVGALRRRREDGNLLPLYEVSRALTLAAATVAEVDAIEAVYADFRNLDGFRQFTEEALEMGYVGGAAIHPAQVEILNEVFTPSDEQLAEAREIVEAFEASGETGVMSIRGKMVDQPHLAQARKLLRRYLSVPD
- a CDS encoding red chlorophyll catabolite reductase translates to MRPTAGSGFRGVATPMTKTEVKTIMEFLAENPQVDVSAAWKRCWGIQTGIVDRVRERFPCELHPSCEGREYYTSPDGAMEGSFQAYSGPEVPWLVHSWIGNRHASILDINATVFLGEQNRVPHLAVIFGTIPRLFFYAEYTPRVDLRVNPEYLERYYEPANAAYLEFQGNPAFTQYVSHGAYLRALMSPVCISHTAELTDANIDLCEQYLDGFLDRWFGWLDEAEPVPEDERAAQRDFDFKVRELGYRLDPMNVLPQKVFGEEEFQRMLELRIGTEQIREALAAS
- a CDS encoding molybdenum cofactor biosynthesis protein MoaE → MSNFRISRSEIVPAEEIAALEDAASGAMVSFCGRVRNHNEGRAVTRLEYECYEELAVSEGERVLGEAREKFGVGKVRCVHRTGDLAIGEPAVWVGVAAGHREEAFAAARFVIDEVKKRVPIWKREHYPEGPAEWINAAPTEGA
- a CDS encoding MoaD/ThiS family protein, with the protein product MRVRVDYFAMLRDRAGREHETLETRAATAQELYRELAPKRDLPAQTGLKVAVNDEFRTWDCRLADGDRVVFIPPVAGG